The proteins below come from a single candidate division WOR-3 bacterium genomic window:
- a CDS encoding efflux RND transporter periplasmic adaptor subunit yields the protein MKKIFIIGGIVIIFILIVILNLRSGTAGEKVEVVVAKKGEIISKVSADGELKAKVQVDISAETIGRIKRIYYKEGDFVKKGSLLIELDDIQARANYKLAEVRLRQAEQVFQRSKSLYEKGLISKENFENVELNYESARATYEQALDTYKKTKIYAPIAGKIMKLNIEEGETAVMGTLNYPGTVLATIADMSKMIAVVKIDETEIPQVKLGQEAEVIPDALPDSVFEGKVIKVGLMPITSIATSTEKITDFEVEIELVDFSESLRPGMNVKAEIVTGKKSEVIIVPIQAVGKRKIKDKLTESIFVVANKKAILKEVQTGLSSDKEIEIISGINEGDTIVVGPYRVLSKLKEGTKVDFKETELEK from the coding sequence ATGAAGAAAATATTTATTATTGGTGGGATAGTAATCATCTTTATATTGATTGTTATTCTCAATCTCCGTTCGGGTACCGCGGGTGAGAAGGTGGAGGTGGTGGTGGCAAAAAAAGGCGAAATTATCTCCAAGGTGAGTGCCGACGGAGAGTTAAAGGCAAAGGTCCAGGTTGATATTTCGGCGGAGACGATCGGTCGGATAAAGCGCATTTATTATAAAGAAGGTGACTTTGTAAAAAAGGGTAGTTTGTTGATTGAATTAGACGACATCCAGGCCCGAGCAAATTATAAGTTAGCCGAGGTGCGACTGAGACAGGCGGAGCAGGTTTTCCAGCGGAGTAAAAGCCTTTACGAAAAAGGTTTGATCAGTAAAGAGAACTTTGAAAATGTTGAGTTGAATTACGAATCTGCCCGGGCAACTTATGAGCAGGCATTGGATACCTATAAAAAGACCAAAATTTATGCTCCTATTGCCGGAAAGATTATGAAATTAAATATTGAAGAGGGTGAAACCGCCGTGATGGGAACACTGAATTATCCCGGGACCGTTCTGGCAACGATTGCCGATATGTCCAAAATGATTGCGGTGGTAAAGATTGATGAAACCGAGATCCCTCAAGTTAAATTAGGTCAGGAAGCCGAAGTAATTCCAGATGCTTTGCCGGATTCGGTTTTTGAAGGAAAAGTAATTAAAGTGGGATTGATGCCTATTACTTCAATCGCAACAAGCACGGAAAAGATAACTGATTTTGAAGTGGAGATAGAGCTTGTTGATTTTTCAGAGAGTTTACGCCCCGGAATGAATGTGAAGGCGGAAATAGTAACCGGCAAAAAGAGCGAGGTAATAATTGTTCCAATCCAAGCAGTAGGCAAAAGAAAGATAAAAGATAAGCTGACCGAATCAATATTTGTGGTTGCAAATAAGAAGGCTATTCTCAAAGAAGTCCAAACCGGCTTGTCAAGTGATAAGGAAATCGAGATAATCTCCGGTATTAACGAAGGAGATACGATTGTCGTGGGACCTTACCGGGTGCTTTCAAAGTTAAAGGAAGGAACAAAGGTGGACTTCAAAGAGACAGAATTGGAAAAATGA
- a CDS encoding ABC transporter permease, whose translation MRDIFDIALQTFKAHKLRSFLTALGIIIGVTTVIVILSLIEGLNQSVAKQIRSIGSDLIFVTKYSMVQMGPANIEEIAQRPDLTPEDALAIKQLPSVETAIPTIEQNFTKLKYRDKEIARTSIEGSSEDFSKSHNYIVEVGRDINAEDILYKRNVGIIGAYVAKNLFGDESPIGKDLNIGAHRIRIIGVYKEKGSFLGQSMDNLIVIPYSFYEKIFPRRRTTLFEKAFGGYTISVVPKPKKVEEAMDEIRELMRRRHGLRLDQPDDFELGTQQMLFELYQNITRVGFVAIVAIAVISLIVGGIGIMNIMLVSVAERTREIGIRKAVGASNQHILFQFLAESSALALVGGIIGIFLGVLLAWLISIVSPLKAAVSLWMILLGFGFSSGVGIFFGMYPARKAAALNPIEALRYE comes from the coding sequence ATGAGGGACATTTTTGACATCGCATTGCAGACCTTTAAAGCACATAAACTCCGTTCTTTTCTCACAGCGCTGGGTATTATCATCGGAGTAACGACCGTTATTGTAATTCTCTCTCTCATTGAAGGACTGAATCAATCAGTGGCAAAACAGATAAGGTCAATTGGCTCAGATTTGATATTTGTTACCAAGTATTCAATGGTCCAGATGGGGCCAGCTAATATTGAAGAGATCGCTCAGCGCCCGGATTTGACCCCGGAGGATGCCCTGGCTATTAAACAATTACCCTCGGTGGAGACAGCAATCCCCACAATTGAGCAGAACTTTACCAAATTAAAGTATCGGGATAAAGAGATTGCCAGAACTTCCATTGAGGGTTCAAGTGAAGATTTTTCTAAATCGCACAATTACATTGTCGAGGTGGGACGTGATATTAATGCAGAAGATATTTTATATAAAAGAAATGTGGGAATCATTGGTGCTTATGTGGCGAAAAATCTTTTTGGTGATGAATCACCCATTGGTAAGGATTTAAATATTGGGGCACACCGCATTAGGATTATTGGTGTATACAAAGAAAAAGGTTCATTTCTTGGGCAGAGTATGGACAATCTTATCGTTATCCCATATTCATTTTATGAAAAAATCTTTCCCCGGCGTAGAACAACCTTATTTGAGAAGGCTTTCGGCGGATATACAATAAGTGTCGTGCCGAAACCCAAAAAAGTGGAGGAGGCAATGGATGAAATAAGGGAATTGATGCGGCGCCGGCATGGATTGCGTCTTGATCAACCCGATGATTTTGAATTAGGAACCCAGCAAATGTTATTTGAATTATATCAGAATATAACCCGGGTAGGTTTTGTAGCGATTGTTGCGATCGCAGTGATCTCACTGATCGTGGGCGGAATCGGGATAATGAACATCATGTTGGTCTCCGTCGCCGAAAGAACAAGAGAGATCGGCATCCGCAAGGCTGTGGGCGCTTCTAATCAGCATATTTTATTTCAGTTTCTTGCTGAATCATCGGCCCTGGCCCTTGTTGGAGGTATTATTGGTATTTTTCTGGGTGTGCTCCTTGCCTGGTTGATTTCCATTGTTTCGCCGCTTAAAGCCGCGGTTAGTCTGTGGATGATTCTTTTAGGATTTGGATTTTCCTCGGGAGTAGGAATCTTCTTTGGTATGTACCCGGCGCGTAAGGCCGCAGCTCTCAATCCCATTGAGGCATTGCGCTATGAATGA
- a CDS encoding TolC family protein, producing MFFAIIFLMQIDTISLQEAIDIALNRSPTYLESQATLAKTKIQFLRALSYLLPTNSTTGSWTESEYQKIQSTYYAGSINFTFPLFDLDVISAIFTAHGQKQGATIKYQQDVGNLVLNIKKAYYNIITANELVKAADKAMLRALENKKLAEIKYKLGSASRLELLQAEVFYFQTLQNNSRAKAFEAQAQQELKALLNIDRDIYPTDTFVTPDTFVLPDLDSLKKLLQTVNWNIRLAKQMYNLSRTNLWFAILAFLPKISLFYGYNTKVDSFSLDFDYLERNTTKNYGVNISFPIFEIKSLIFNYLEAKKDLQIKKFNLEKTTLESEKALLTSYYGFQEAIDKLRFSRKSLEVASEASAIAYEQYNLGVISFLDLLKTEEDYYNARVNYLQALNDYYLQQANFSYLLGMITLGAQ from the coding sequence ATGTTTTTCGCCATTATTTTCCTCATGCAAATTGATACAATTTCCCTGCAGGAAGCAATTGATATTGCTTTAAACCGGAGCCCCACGTACCTGGAATCCCAAGCGACACTGGCAAAGACTAAGATTCAATTTTTAAGGGCTCTTTCTTATCTTTTGCCCACTAATTCTACAACCGGTTCTTGGACTGAGAGTGAATATCAAAAAATCCAAAGCACTTACTACGCTGGATCAATCAATTTTACTTTTCCTCTCTTTGATCTTGATGTAATAAGCGCAATATTTACTGCTCATGGACAAAAGCAAGGAGCAACCATTAAATATCAGCAAGATGTCGGCAATTTGGTGCTTAATATCAAAAAAGCATATTACAATATCATTACTGCTAATGAGTTAGTAAAGGCTGCAGATAAAGCAATGCTAAGGGCATTAGAGAATAAAAAACTTGCGGAGATAAAATACAAACTGGGTTCAGCATCGAGATTGGAGTTGCTTCAGGCCGAGGTTTTCTATTTTCAAACCTTGCAGAATAATTCACGGGCCAAGGCTTTTGAAGCACAAGCGCAGCAGGAATTAAAGGCACTGTTAAACATTGACCGAGATATCTACCCGACGGATACTTTTGTTACCCCGGATACATTTGTATTACCCGATCTGGATTCGCTAAAAAAGCTCCTTCAGACTGTCAATTGGAACATCCGATTGGCAAAGCAAATGTATAACTTATCACGAACAAACCTTTGGTTTGCGATATTAGCATTTCTACCAAAAATTTCGCTATTTTATGGCTATAATACCAAAGTGGATTCGTTTTCTCTGGATTTTGATTATCTGGAAAGGAATACAACAAAGAATTATGGAGTGAATATCAGTTTCCCGATTTTTGAGATTAAATCTTTGATTTTTAACTATCTGGAAGCAAAAAAGGATTTGCAGATAAAAAAATTCAATTTAGAGAAAACTACCCTTGAGTCCGAGAAAGCACTGCTTACGAGCTATTATGGTTTTCAGGAAGCGATTGACAAGTTAAGATTCTCACGCAAAAGCCTGGAAGTGGCAAGTGAGGCAAGCGCAATTGCCTATGAGCAGTACAATTTAGGGGTAATTTCTTTTTTGGATTTATTAAAAACAGAAGAGGATTATTACAATGCGCGGGTTAATTATCTTCAAGCACTTAATGATTATTATCTGCAGCAGGCAAATTTTTCTTATTTATTGGGAATGATCACTTTGGGGGCACAATGA
- a CDS encoding ABC transporter ATP-binding protein, with amino-acid sequence MLLCRAVNIYKVYNLGKVEVVALRGISLEIAVNEYISIMGPSGSGKSTLMHILGCLDTPTRGEYYFADKKVSDYTDAELAKIRNRFIGFVFQNFNLIPRLSAIENVALPLVYAGVKKRERTERAAAILEKVGLADRMNHRPNELSGGECQRVAIARALINNPKILFADEPTGNLDTRTGKEIMELFDELHKEGHTVVLVTHDPNIAQHAQRILKIIDGKIIPE; translated from the coding sequence ATGCTCCTCTGTCGTGCAGTAAATATCTATAAAGTATATAATCTGGGCAAGGTTGAGGTTGTAGCCTTGCGGGGGATAAGCTTGGAGATTGCAGTGAATGAATATATTTCCATAATGGGTCCTTCCGGCTCCGGGAAATCAACATTGATGCATATTCTGGGTTGTCTGGATACACCCACTCGAGGCGAATATTACTTTGCCGACAAAAAGGTTTCGGATTATACTGATGCCGAATTGGCGAAGATTCGGAATCGGTTTATCGGCTTTGTTTTTCAAAATTTTAATCTCATACCCCGGCTTTCCGCTATAGAAAATGTTGCCCTGCCTTTGGTTTATGCTGGAGTCAAAAAAAGGGAACGCACAGAACGCGCCGCAGCGATTTTGGAAAAAGTGGGACTTGCCGACCGAATGAACCACCGACCGAATGAATTATCGGGCGGTGAATGTCAACGCGTGGCAATCGCCCGGGCATTAATCAATAATCCTAAAATCCTCTTCGCGGATGAACCAACCGGTAATCTTGACACCAGGACGGGAAAAGAAATTATGGAGCTATTTGATGAGTTGCACAAAGAGGGACATACCGTGGTGTTAGTCACCCATGATCCGAACATTGCTCAGCACGCGCAGAGGATTCTCAAAATTATTGATGGGAAGATCATTCCCGAATAA